In Hoeflea ulvae, one genomic interval encodes:
- a CDS encoding VOC family protein, with product MITQIKGLHHVTSMAAQAQQNNDFFTKKLGLRRVKKTVNFDAPEVYHLYYGDEFGTPGSVMTYFPFPNIVQGQQGAGEVGETYFTVPRGALEFWKDRLVAQNVSGLSESEVFGEKRLRFDGPDRDAFSLVEIDNDGRAGWQHGDIAASEAIQGFRGASLRLKDSGATGELLRFMGYEQVDRQGNHTRFAIPGGNGADVIDLEAVPEADAARQGAGSVHHIAFAVEDRAAQLEVRKALLDTGYQVTPVIDRDYFWAIYFRTPGGVLFEVATNEPGFDRDEDVAHLGESLKLPSRYEQHREEIAQLLEPITD from the coding sequence ATGATCACACAGATCAAGGGCCTTCATCACGTCACGTCGATGGCCGCCCAGGCACAGCAGAACAACGATTTCTTCACCAAGAAGCTTGGACTGAGGCGGGTCAAGAAGACCGTCAATTTCGATGCTCCGGAAGTGTATCACCTCTATTACGGCGACGAATTCGGCACGCCCGGATCGGTGATGACCTATTTCCCCTTTCCCAATATTGTCCAGGGGCAGCAGGGCGCAGGCGAGGTCGGCGAGACCTATTTCACCGTTCCCCGGGGCGCATTGGAGTTCTGGAAGGACCGGCTCGTGGCGCAGAATGTCAGCGGCCTGAGCGAGAGCGAAGTCTTCGGCGAGAAGCGGCTCCGCTTCGACGGCCCGGACCGCGACGCCTTCTCGCTGGTCGAAATCGACAATGACGGCAGAGCCGGCTGGCAGCATGGCGATATCGCCGCATCGGAGGCCATTCAGGGCTTTCGCGGCGCCAGCCTGCGGCTCAAGGACAGCGGCGCCACCGGCGAATTGCTGCGCTTCATGGGCTATGAGCAGGTTGACCGGCAGGGCAACCACACCCGCTTTGCAATCCCGGGCGGCAATGGCGCCGATGTGATCGACCTCGAGGCCGTGCCGGAGGCCGATGCGGCACGCCAGGGCGCAGGCTCGGTGCACCATATCGCCTTTGCGGTGGAAGACCGGGCGGCACAGCTTGAGGTCCGCAAGGCGCTGCTGGACACCGGTTACCAGGTGACGCCGGTGATCGATCGCGACTATTTCTGGGCGATCTATTTCCGCACCCCGGGCGGCGTGCTGTTCGAAGTCGCCACCAATGAGCCCGGCTTTGACCGCGACGAGGATGTCGCCCATCTGGGTGAGAGCCTGAAGTTGCCGAGCCGCTATGAGCAGCATCGTGAAGAGATAGCTCAACTGCTCGAGCCGATCACCGACTGA
- a CDS encoding LysR family transcriptional regulator produces the protein MNEFSQIKAFLAVAELHSFVAAARQLAMTAPSVTRAVSALEERLGVQLLLRTTRQVSLTSAGAIYAARVGPLLAEFEKAGEEVREQQGEAAGLLRINAPLSLGLQILPEVASGFRAQHPETALSLHLTDRFIDIVSDNIDLAIRISQAPGDKSTIWRKVCRVRRVLVAAPDYLAAAGSITRPEDLHTRACLAYDEEALSEIWELSYAGRSHKVRAGQTLAGNNGDLIGRLAENGEGVALLPLFIVEPSLSAERLQQVLPDWEPTPLWLTLYYPPYEKLPLRVKKFSDFFENYVTRIRSL, from the coding sequence ATGAACGAATTCAGCCAGATCAAGGCTTTCCTCGCCGTCGCCGAACTGCACAGCTTCGTGGCGGCGGCGCGCCAACTGGCGATGACGGCGCCCTCGGTGACACGCGCGGTCAGCGCCCTGGAGGAACGGCTCGGTGTGCAATTGCTGTTGCGCACCACCCGACAGGTGTCGCTGACCTCGGCCGGGGCGATCTATGCCGCGCGGGTCGGGCCATTGCTCGCCGAGTTCGAAAAGGCCGGTGAGGAGGTGCGCGAACAGCAGGGCGAGGCGGCCGGGCTGTTGCGGATCAATGCGCCGCTGTCGCTGGGCCTGCAGATTTTGCCCGAGGTCGCCTCCGGATTCCGCGCGCAACACCCCGAGACCGCCCTTTCCCTTCATCTGACCGATCGGTTCATCGACATTGTTTCCGACAATATCGATCTGGCGATCAGGATATCGCAGGCGCCCGGGGACAAGTCGACGATCTGGCGCAAGGTCTGCCGGGTCCGCCGCGTGCTGGTTGCCGCCCCGGACTATCTGGCGGCGGCCGGGAGCATCACCAGGCCGGAAGATCTCCACACCCGTGCCTGCCTCGCCTATGACGAGGAGGCGTTGAGCGAAATCTGGGAGCTGTCCTATGCCGGCCGCAGCCACAAGGTCCGGGCCGGGCAGACGCTTGCCGGCAACAATGGTGACCTGATCGGGAGATTGGCCGAAAACGGCGAAGGCGTGGCGCTGCTGCCCCTGTTCATCGTCGAGCCGTCGCTTTCCGCCGAGCGGCTGCAGCAGGTACTGCCCGACTGGGAGCCGACGCCGCTTTGGCTGACGCTCTATTATCCGCCCTACGAGAAATTGCCGCTGCGGGTGAAGAAATTTTCCGACTTTTTCGAAAACTACGTCACCCGCATCCGCTCACTTTAG
- the lsrK gene encoding autoinducer-2 kinase → MPQYYLAIDAGTGSGRAVVFDQTGRQCGLGQQEWTHVEEPNVPGSMAFDTGANWPLLCRCVRQALTEADVRADQISAISTTSMREGIVLYDASGTEIWACANVDGRSTAEVAALKTRDASLEREFYRTSGQTFALGAWPRLEWLRHNRPDIFDRAARLSMINDWIAARLSGEIVVEPSNAGTTGLMDPTTRQWSDELIEKAGLPRGLFPDVIEPGSVIGRVTAKAAQESGLRQGTPVICGGGDVQMGSLGLGVTSDGDAAILGGTFWQQIINIPAGRSDDTMRVRINPHVIGGLNQAECISFFVGLTMRWFRDTFCDAEQAVAKARGIDVYAYLEELAAKVPPGSNGIIPVFSDAMDFGQWYHAAPSFLNMSIEPGHTTRASLFRALEENAAIVSSINLERVIEFSGVSIDKPVVFAGGASKGALWGQILADVLGREVALPKVREATALGCAAVAACGIGAYSTLVEAGDAMSGIDKILTPDPALAGVYRDTRARWEAAYPAQKQLADRKVTTSMWRAPGI, encoded by the coding sequence ATGCCTCAATATTATCTTGCCATTGATGCCGGCACCGGAAGCGGCCGCGCCGTGGTGTTCGACCAGACCGGGCGGCAGTGCGGATTGGGTCAGCAGGAATGGACCCATGTGGAGGAGCCCAATGTGCCGGGGTCGATGGCGTTCGACACCGGCGCAAACTGGCCGCTGCTGTGCCGCTGCGTGCGGCAGGCACTGACGGAGGCGGATGTTCGCGCCGACCAGATCAGCGCGATCAGCACCACCTCGATGCGCGAGGGCATCGTGCTCTATGACGCATCGGGGACCGAGATCTGGGCCTGCGCCAATGTTGACGGCAGGTCGACGGCCGAAGTTGCTGCGCTGAAGACGCGCGATGCCAGCCTGGAGCGGGAATTCTACCGCACCAGTGGTCAGACCTTTGCGCTGGGGGCCTGGCCGCGGCTTGAATGGCTGCGCCACAACCGGCCGGACATCTTTGACCGGGCGGCGCGGCTGTCGATGATCAATGACTGGATCGCAGCACGGCTGAGCGGTGAAATCGTGGTCGAACCGTCCAATGCCGGCACCACCGGACTGATGGATCCGACGACCAGGCAATGGTCGGACGAGCTGATCGAAAAGGCCGGGCTGCCGCGCGGGCTGTTTCCCGATGTCATCGAACCCGGCTCGGTGATCGGCCGCGTGACAGCAAAGGCCGCGCAGGAAAGCGGCTTGCGGCAGGGCACACCGGTCATCTGCGGCGGCGGGGACGTGCAGATGGGCTCGCTCGGGCTGGGCGTGACCAGCGATGGTGATGCGGCGATCCTGGGCGGCACCTTCTGGCAGCAGATCATCAACATTCCGGCCGGACGCTCCGACGACACCATGCGGGTCCGGATCAATCCGCATGTGATCGGCGGCCTCAACCAGGCCGAATGCATTTCGTTCTTCGTCGGCCTGACCATGCGCTGGTTCCGCGACACATTCTGCGATGCCGAACAGGCCGTGGCCAAGGCGCGCGGCATCGACGTCTATGCCTATCTGGAAGAACTGGCCGCCAAGGTGCCGCCCGGCAGCAACGGCATCATTCCGGTGTTTTCCGATGCCATGGATTTCGGGCAATGGTATCACGCAGCACCCTCGTTTCTGAACATGTCGATCGAACCGGGGCACACGACGCGGGCAAGCCTGTTTCGCGCGCTGGAGGAAAACGCGGCCATCGTGTCGAGCATCAACCTGGAACGGGTCATCGAGTTTTCCGGTGTCAGCATCGACAAGCCGGTCGTCTTTGCCGGCGGCGCCTCGAAAGGGGCCTTGTGGGGGCAGATTCTCGCCGATGTGCTGGGGCGCGAAGTCGCCTTGCCCAAGGTGCGGGAAGCCACGGCGCTTGGCTGTGCCGCCGTTGCGGCCTGCGGCATCGGCGCCTATTCCACCCTGGTGGAGGCAGGTGATGCGATGTCCGGGATCGACAAGATCCTGACACCAGACCCGGCGCTTGCGGGCGTGTATCGCGACACGCGCGCCCGCTGGGAAGCGGCCTATCCCGCGCAAAAGCAACTGGCCGACCGCAAGGTCACCACCTCGATGTGGCGGGCACCCGGCATCTGA
- a CDS encoding sugar-binding transcriptional regulator translates to MKEREIATLSDEDALLARVAWYYYHDGLTQQVIGEKLGLPRIKVSRLLENGRRTGMLEVRINSALQGCLEIEKRIQDRFGLKEVRVIPHLETEALSDRLGQAAAQVLMHKLHEGGLLAVGWGETVGAAINRLGHLFQDRSIDLVAMTGGVQAYVDGLRLAGNDRKMFLVPAPLVVEDPQVAQAMLRDTGVRSTLDMALRADYALVGIGAVDEKASVIRHGYVHPAEVRAMRRGGAVGDVLCRFIDKDGHELDFPLHDRVIGLPLESYRGNPQMIAVAGGQDKIPAIRAALQGDFIDIFVTDEETANTLMQ, encoded by the coding sequence ATGAAAGAACGCGAAATCGCCACCTTGTCCGATGAGGACGCGCTTCTGGCGCGGGTTGCCTGGTATTATTATCATGACGGACTGACGCAGCAGGTGATCGGCGAAAAGCTTGGCCTGCCCCGGATCAAGGTGTCGCGCCTGCTCGAAAATGGCCGGCGCACCGGCATGCTGGAGGTGCGGATCAACTCTGCCCTGCAGGGGTGCCTCGAGATCGAAAAGCGCATCCAGGACCGGTTCGGATTGAAGGAAGTACGGGTGATCCCGCATCTGGAGACCGAAGCCCTCAGCGACCGGCTCGGCCAGGCGGCGGCGCAGGTCCTGATGCACAAGCTGCACGAGGGCGGGCTTCTCGCGGTCGGGTGGGGCGAAACCGTCGGCGCGGCGATAAACCGGCTGGGTCACCTGTTTCAGGACCGCAGCATCGACCTTGTCGCTATGACCGGCGGGGTTCAGGCCTATGTCGACGGTCTCCGGCTGGCCGGAAACGACCGCAAGATGTTTCTCGTACCCGCGCCTCTGGTCGTCGAGGATCCGCAGGTGGCGCAAGCCATGCTGCGCGACACCGGCGTCCGCAGCACGCTCGACATGGCGCTGCGCGCCGACTACGCCCTGGTCGGCATCGGCGCGGTGGATGAAAAGGCCAGCGTTATCCGCCACGGCTATGTTCACCCTGCGGAAGTTCGTGCCATGCGGCGCGGTGGCGCGGTGGGCGACGTCCTGTGCCGCTTCATCGACAAGGACGGCCACGAGCTGGACTTTCCCCTGCATGACAGGGTTATCGGCCTGCCCCTGGAAAGCTATCGCGGCAATCCGCAGATGATCGCGGTTGCCGGCGGGCAGGACAAGATCCCGGCGATCCGGGCGGCCCTGCAGGGCGATTTCATCGACATTTTCGTCACCGATGAAGAAACCGCCAACACCCTGATGCAATAG
- a CDS encoding ABC transporter permease translates to MSLVQENREDPAKRLRAELEVADWRNSLPPLFGPTKVPLSAPAVMLLIIAIVMGFAAPSFFSLGNLRAISIDASLIMLLAVGMTAVITARGIDLSIGAILTLSSVAFAAALKDFGLPLWLSVLIGFATGGLCGLVNGILITKLKMPDFIVTLSTELIFRGLALVYAGGGVFFAFPEAITWLGRGRLLGIPVPLVIGLTVVIIAHFIFAYHKVGARLHAVGGNPTAAKRLGISVLHYRIGVYVFMGLIAALGGIMLTGRLDAVVASGAVTILLNTIAAVIVGGTNLFGGRGSIVGTLLGAWLLATIVNAVVILGFEAFWQHVAAGAVILITIGLYSRRNTRTEE, encoded by the coding sequence TTGAGTTTGGTACAGGAAAATCGGGAGGACCCCGCCAAACGGCTTCGTGCCGAGCTTGAGGTCGCGGACTGGCGCAACAGCCTGCCGCCGCTCTTCGGACCGACCAAGGTGCCGCTGTCCGCACCTGCGGTCATGCTGCTGATCATCGCCATCGTCATGGGGTTTGCCGCACCGTCGTTCTTTTCGCTCGGCAATCTGCGCGCCATCTCGATCGATGCCTCGCTGATCATGCTGCTTGCCGTCGGGATGACGGCAGTAATCACCGCGCGGGGGATCGACCTGTCGATCGGGGCGATCCTGACATTGTCCAGTGTCGCCTTTGCCGCCGCGCTCAAGGATTTCGGCCTGCCTTTGTGGCTGTCGGTCCTCATCGGTTTCGCCACCGGCGGGCTGTGCGGTCTGGTCAACGGCATCCTGATCACCAAGCTCAAGATGCCCGACTTCATCGTCACGCTTTCCACCGAGCTGATTTTCCGCGGCCTGGCGCTGGTCTATGCCGGTGGCGGCGTGTTCTTCGCCTTTCCCGAGGCGATCACGTGGCTCGGCCGCGGGCGTCTTCTGGGCATTCCGGTGCCGCTGGTGATCGGCCTGACCGTTGTCATCATCGCCCATTTCATCTTTGCCTATCACAAGGTCGGCGCCCGGCTTCATGCCGTCGGCGGCAATCCGACCGCGGCCAAGCGGCTGGGGATCAGCGTCCTGCACTACCGCATCGGCGTCTATGTCTTCATGGGCCTGATCGCGGCACTGGGCGGCATCATGTTGACCGGCCGTCTCGACGCCGTCGTGGCATCGGGCGCAGTCACCATCCTGCTCAACACCATTGCGGCGGTCATCGTCGGCGGCACCAACCTGTTTGGCGGCCGTGGCTCGATCGTCGGCACCCTGCTGGGAGCATGGCTGCTGGCGACCATCGTCAACGCCGTCGTGATCCTCGGCTTCGAGGCTTTCTGGCAGCACGTCGCTGCCGGCGCCGTGATCCTGATCACCATCGGCCTTTATTCGCGCCGCAATACGAGGACCGAAGAATAG
- a CDS encoding substrate-binding domain-containing protein, with translation MKTISMRTALMTGAALLAMSLPLAAQEVPAGAQERGYLLLPELHEMMPEERTKMEAFMQRVQADTVKSTKTYDEPLKIAMMFPSLETSDAWARLNISTRARLEEMGIPFEVTEFMIRPDEHDRQGVQVEQVLGGDFDYVVIGPSEYQVQKSNITRLAEAMPTLVMNVVNPFVDTLGTDKQPLTHVGFDHTIGAEALCRWVIGETGGEGTFALVRYIPGLIDSQRSDHFAECVTANSNMTLVDEFEANGDRELAFSGGQALLSRHPDITMLHAGNTAVALGVLSAAAERGKLDDVIINGWGGGADELKSIKEGGLKVTAFRVNDDWGVSVAEAIRAHAEGDDVPVVLAATIKPIDYSMTAEQIDAETDYAFRYSGQLDR, from the coding sequence ATGAAGACCATATCCATGAGGACCGCATTGATGACGGGCGCCGCGCTGCTTGCGATGTCGCTGCCGCTGGCCGCACAGGAGGTGCCGGCCGGTGCACAGGAGCGGGGATATCTGCTGCTGCCCGAACTGCACGAGATGATGCCTGAAGAACGCACCAAGATGGAAGCCTTCATGCAGCGGGTGCAGGCCGATACAGTCAAGAGCACCAAGACCTATGACGAGCCGCTGAAGATCGCGATGATGTTCCCGAGCCTCGAGACATCGGACGCCTGGGCGCGCCTGAACATCTCGACCCGGGCGCGGCTGGAGGAAATGGGAATTCCGTTTGAAGTGACGGAATTCATGATCCGTCCTGACGAGCATGACCGCCAGGGCGTGCAGGTCGAGCAGGTTCTGGGTGGCGATTTCGATTATGTCGTCATCGGACCGTCGGAATACCAGGTGCAGAAATCCAACATCACGCGTCTTGCCGAGGCCATGCCGACGCTGGTGATGAATGTGGTGAACCCCTTTGTCGACACGCTCGGCACCGACAAGCAGCCGCTCACCCATGTCGGCTTCGACCACACCATCGGCGCAGAGGCTTTGTGCCGCTGGGTAATTGGTGAAACCGGCGGTGAAGGCACCTTCGCGCTGGTGCGCTATATTCCCGGCCTGATCGACAGCCAGCGCTCCGACCACTTCGCCGAATGCGTCACCGCCAATTCCAACATGACGCTGGTCGACGAATTCGAGGCCAATGGCGACCGCGAACTCGCCTTCAGCGGTGGTCAGGCGCTGCTCAGCCGCCACCCCGACATCACCATGCTGCATGCTGGCAACACGGCGGTGGCGCTCGGCGTTCTCTCGGCCGCGGCCGAACGCGGCAAGCTTGACGATGTCATCATCAATGGCTGGGGCGGCGGTGCCGACGAGTTGAAGTCGATCAAGGAAGGTGGCCTGAAGGTCACGGCCTTCCGCGTCAATGACGACTGGGGCGTTTCGGTGGCGGAAGCCATTCGCGCTCATGCCGAGGGCGACGACGTGCCCGTGGTGCTGGCCGCGACTATCAAGCCGATCGACTACTCCATGACCGCCGAGCAGATCGACGCCGAGACGGATTACGCCTTCCGTTATTCGGGACAGCTCGACCGCTAG
- a CDS encoding ATP-binding cassette domain-containing protein gives MSVVLRGISKHYGAVTAIEGIDLTVEAGEVVGLLGDNGAGKSTLMKVLAGAVTPDAGTIEVDGQVHQFRNSSEASDAGIAMLYQDLALFDEMPVVHNIFLGREMTNALGFLRYGAMRKRAQEIVNGFSVRPFDVRTPSGHLSGGQRQVSALARTTAFGSRYIILDEPTSALSPSARDEVLTIVRELADSGIGIIMVSHDLGHVRKVCDRVAILHLGTMAGVRDMATTTQDEIITLIVQGHA, from the coding sequence ATGAGCGTAGTCCTTCGCGGAATTTCCAAACACTACGGCGCGGTCACGGCAATCGAGGGCATCGACCTGACCGTGGAAGCGGGCGAGGTGGTCGGTTTGCTCGGTGACAACGGTGCCGGAAAGTCGACGCTGATGAAGGTGCTCGCCGGTGCGGTGACACCCGACGCCGGCACCATCGAGGTGGACGGCCAGGTCCATCAGTTCCGCAATTCCTCGGAAGCCAGCGATGCAGGCATCGCCATGCTCTACCAGGATCTGGCGCTGTTTGACGAGATGCCGGTGGTGCACAACATCTTTCTCGGGCGCGAAATGACCAACGCCCTCGGCTTTCTCAGATATGGCGCCATGCGCAAGCGTGCGCAGGAGATCGTCAACGGATTTTCGGTACGGCCCTTCGATGTGCGCACGCCTTCGGGACATCTCTCCGGCGGGCAGCGGCAGGTGTCCGCGCTGGCCCGCACCACGGCCTTCGGCAGCCGCTACATCATTCTCGATGAGCCCACATCCGCACTCAGCCCCAGTGCCCGCGACGAGGTCCTGACCATCGTGCGCGAACTGGCCGACAGCGGCATCGGCATCATCATGGTCAGTCACGATCTCGGCCATGTCCGCAAGGTCTGCGACCGGGTGGCGATCCTGCATCTGGGCACCATGGCCGGCGTGCGCGACATGGCCACCACCACCCA